AACTATCTATTGTTTAATAGATTTTTATCACCTTCATctatattattctttattttgtttgcttgtattaaaaaaaaccttatcGTTAGGGTAAACTTCTCCTTCAACTCTTTACAGTCTAGGCTACTCACCGTAAACCttacgtaggcctatatagttAATTTGGCgttttatgcaaaaaaaaagagactaTATATACTTactcaaaatataaaacaaaaagcaaaaatatgaaCAACTACAAAGATCGTTATACGGGAACTGTACGTTTTAGTGAAGACCGTCAAGGTGGGATGAAAATCGATTGGTCTTGTCTCCTTCTCTACCCCCCCGCTTTCCACCCCTGTCCCTATACCTAAGCCTATCAcccgccgcccccccccccccctatatggCTAAGAAAGTAAGTCTTAATCGATCAATATTGTCCTGCAAACGTTCTGAGAAGTATACACGTATAGACCGAAGGTAATCGATGGAGCAGCAGctaaaatacaataaaagaatgagggTCTATTGTAATGTCCATCTCGGGGTCCATCTGTACACTGATCAGGCGGGAGTATATACTAAAGTACTCTATCTGGGTATTGGCGAATTATAATTTCTGCTGTATGAAATAGTATATTTAGTTATTCTGCGAAGATTGATCAACAATGGCATGGTTTTCAAAAAGGGTAAGGCTCTATCAGTGCTTCGATGAGATGTTATTGTTTCACATTCGTTAGTCTGACCtatagttgttgttttttgtatgaattttagtTGTTCTTTTTAGGTTATCTAGGTATTAGGTTAGAGTTAAGGTCGGCCAATACCTAATAAAGTCATAGGACATCGTCTTAAGATTGCAAATATTCTACAAAGCCGTAACGTCTCAATAATTTCCGTGttaagatttgaatttattgtCTGTAACTGATTAGTCATGTTTTATTACATAATTCTTGATGTTTTATTTCGAGTCCATTTTTATATGTAAAACAACCCATTCAAGGATTATGCCTGAAAAAACGGAGGGAAGTAGGTCAGGACTAAAATACGACAGAGTATGAtattatttcaaatgaatattattttgttagaGATAATAACTATAttctttttgcatttttttctcaaatttttggCGCAGTAAGACTAAAATATTGCATGTGTCTGCGACATCTTCTGACAGAAAACTGATgtgctttaattttttttttgtaattttactTCAGTCAagatgataataaagtacaatgaaaatacatatacatggatatcaaaggtcaaatccaccccagaaaatttttgatttaaatcaataaagaaaaatcaaacacgctcaatgctgaaaatttcatcaaaatcggatgtaaaataagaaagttatgacattttaaattttcgcttattttttacaaaacagttataattatgcacaactcagtgacatgcaaatgagagagtcgatgatgttcatcactcactatttctcatgttttttattttttgaaatattcaatatttcaatttttaccaatttgacattaaggaccaacttaattGAACCATAAGATGtcataacaatggtaataccacatgttcagggaggaatacaaattttgtctcacaggacaatgaggagaaattagaataattcatatttcatataataaaatacaaaagaaatagtgagtgagtgatgtcattagtcccctcatttgcataccgaccaggatgtgcatataactgttttgtgaaattaagcgaaacttaaagatgtcataacatttttattttacatccgattatgatgaaattttcggtgttatgcttgttggatttttctcttattattcaaatcaactttctgctggaatggacttgtcctttaagatgaTCGTTATAAGCATAAATATTAACTTTAACAAAGCTTCATTTTATAAGAGGACAATAAAagcatataatacaaaattgcTTTCTGTATTATGCCATTGTCAAGAGTTCAAACTAAACTTTGGTATACAATCATGTGATCActgatatttcataaaatagtaCTATTCTGGAGGCCCCTAAAATATAATTCGATCACGTTTAGAGATGGTTTACACTTCTTTCAACGATTAATGTTGCTTATTATGAAAATTGACTATTGTTAACCCTCATTCGCATATTTTGGTGatatgatataattattttgattattatattattctACTTTCtagataattttctttttgttcatcGTCGTTTCTACAATCCTGTTCATCATTCTCCAGTTTACCAACATCTCAGATCTTATTTCCAGCTCATCTGTTCAAAAACAATCCACCTCAGAACATTATGGCAATAGACCGATTAATATACATGAAATACAAGAGAACGCAGAGCgtgggagaggggaggggataaATAAGGAACATACTAAAACCAACAAGAAGaaacgagaaaaaaataatggaatggGGTCCAAGGCAAATCTTAGACCAAACTGGAACGGAAATGCTTCATCAATATTTCCCCCCAACAATGAGCCAAAGTACAACATTGTATTACGAAAGGCATCGGAACCCTATTATCCTAATGTGTTTCAATATGATGAGGAAGGAAACATTCTGTATTTGAAGAAGAACGAGATGACAACCATGAGACCCGGTGCCACCAAAGAACTTGTCTTATCTGCTCCTGAGGTGAGTACCatacggtggggggggggggggttgcaattTGCTCTAACACAAAAGCGCTTAAAAAGGTTTTTTTAACGGTCGAGTGATAGATATCGAACATTTCCAAATTCGTGTGGGAATTGGCgtatattttttaaccttataTCATGAAAATTGACACATCTCGGTGGGCATGGAAGGGTAAACATGACAAAATACTTTTAGGGTAGTCTGGGATCGAAGAATGATGTTTGTTTTGGGGTCCATATACGAGTATATGATGCCCGGGATCCATCTTGTAAATACAGCCTCTGGTACATACCCATAGCATGGACCCAATAAAAAGACTGCCCTTCATCATGTTGATGTTTTATGTTGCGCCAACCGCTCAGAAATTCCATAATTCTTTTATTAATGACGAGGATCTTTGATAATGATCAACCTTGAATTGAAATAATGCCGTTCATGAAGTTTTGTTGGCAGCATGAACTCCCGCATTAACTATAATTTTTTACTTATATAGTTATCCGGAGtcacattcattaaaaaatacatattaaaaaaaatatatttgttttctttattttatactgcagggtaggcctattcagttatgcaaaactgctttccataggcgccctgcagtttattATCAAATAACTCAACATTATAGCATTTCATTTTACTGAAATTatcaatgaatgaaatattgtcaTGCAGTGTTCCAAATCATTACGAATGGCGCCCAACAGAACGACTGAATTAGGGGTGTAAAAGTATAAGGCTATAAGCCCCAGACCCATGGTAAATGACTCATATTGCTCACTAAAATTATGATGATCCTTATAAGCTTTTTTTAGTGTCATTTACCTGAATTTTGAGAAAACGCTTGACTCGGGcaaatcagaaataaaatatcgctgtactctGACCAAATTATTTACTATCTGcattcccccctctctctctctcatcactctctctctctctctctgatggAAACTGTACGAGATTGGATCATCCATGGTGGCCATAGTACATGGAGGGGCTGACTCATGGGAGAGCTAAAAGACATCCTGTCTTGTATCTTATATTAGGGAGTTTTCACGACCGCGACGCAGAAtgaattcaagaacacagtaaatgtattgaaaatgcccgtcataATGACAATGCATGAACAAATGGGAGGGCTTAGTCGATATTGGTGAACCGGagcagcagtttcgtcctaagttttGGAGCTATCGAGAAATGGCAAGTATGTCATTTTTCCTGTCCAGGACGAAATTACTGCTGTTTTTTAATCACACGACGAAGACTTCTTTGTtgctctttgtcatgaagggcatttgaaaataaattttctattttcttaaaGGTTTTCTGCTTCACAGTGCGAAATCACCCTATTGAGTCAAACCCGTGTCGGATTTATCAAAGGCACTcgtaaaaaacacaaaaaagggagaaacattgtaatttcaataaatctttCAATTTCGTTCCTTCTACTAATTCTGCAGTTGTTCGATAAAATTCCCACCCGATTTCTGGATAACTTTAAGAATCCATGCTGGCTTCGAGAAGGGAATGAGTTGAATTGTCTACCGTACTTCTACATCATTGGCATGTACAAGTGTGCAACCAGTGATATTTGGGACAAGATTGTTCAACATCCAGACATCTCGAAGGCTGCCAAGGAACCCCACTGGTGGGGGCCAAGAAGACACGGATACACAGTCAGTAGAGTCTTTCGCCAAGTAGGTACGTAAACAGAAAGTATATAGACTTTGAAGAATGCTCATATCTAACTAAGATGACCAATACATGGATAAGTCATATCACCAATACTATTGCAGACAATAAATACCAACAATTACACTAAAATTGTCAACAAGTCATGATGAGGAGAATCTTTGGCTAGGTCGGTACAAACTTTGAACTTTGATCAATTTTATCATCTTCTTCCAAAGTATCAAAAGTGAAAGATTGAAGCATATATACCCTGACGTCAAACCTATAGCTGACTGTCATGATGGACCTGTTCGTTCCCAGTTGTTTCAATGGTATAAAAATTATTGCTTAATCGTTAATGGTTATGTGAAATCCAACCATCACCATTATAGGCCTTTAAGGCTTGACTGTTTTAGCAACTGAATCATCGTCACCCTTTTTCTGTCCAAAGTTATTTTACTGTCTATGAATTTCCACTTTCTCTGCCATCATGATGTTACGAGGCTTGGCTCACTGGCCGATATTAGGCTATGTCAGCTTACAAACTTAAAAAAGTTCTTTATATATAAGATAGAAAAAATCTATGAATGAAAAACTTTATTTGCATTAATTGATCTTGTTTTTTGTctcaaaataaagaaacaattaTAGGTATTCTTAAGCAGCTACTTTGCATGTCTCGTATTATGCGGTAGGTTCTTTGGCTGATATCAAATTCAATTTGGTACGAATATAACACATTGTCATCCTTTATTGATTCTTGTTTTGCATCATGGATATAAGAACTGTCATTAgtgtatttttctattttttactaCTATCACTTTTCACCATCGTTCACAAGTCAATAATATTATgaccatcatttttatttttagtattaCGTTCTCGTAACGTGACCGGAGGTGTAGACGATAGCTCTTTAGAGTGGTATCTCAATATCTACAAATTTGATGTAATTCGTAGACTTCTCgaaggaaaggagaaaagaggaaaTCAATACTACTACCCAATGGTCTATGGTAAGCTGTATTATGTTAACAATTTTTGGTAATTGCAAAAACTATCAAACTTTAATAACCTCTTTAACCATCTAAAAGCtaaagaatttgaaataatgcCTGAAGAGGAAGAGCGCACATATAATGAGAGTAACTTATTTTTAATTGTggaaaaagtaagaaagaaacaaaaggaagattattcatattccatgcatcgata
This genomic interval from Lytechinus pictus isolate F3 Inbred chromosome 3, Lp3.0, whole genome shotgun sequence contains the following:
- the LOC129257033 gene encoding carbohydrate sulfotransferase 15-like, whose product is MAWFSKRIIFFLFIVVSTILFIILQFTNISDLISSSSVQKQSTSEHYGNRPINIHEIQENAERGRGEGINKEHTKTNKKKREKNNGMGSKANLRPNWNGNASSIFPPNNEPKYNIVLRKASEPYYPNVFQYDEEGNILYLKKNEMTTMRPGATKELVLSAPELFDKIPTRFLDNFKNPCWLREGNELNCLPYFYIIGMYKCATSDIWDKIVQHPDISKAAKEPHWWGPRRHGYTVSRVFRQVVLRSRNVTGGVDDSSLEWYLNIYKFDVIRRLLEGKEKRGNQYYYPMVYGDASISTASAMGLEWIEQYPNDKEPPYTNADLIRALQPNAKIILMVRNPTQRAISWWWYSHRSHIHSLKSPYSAKTLHEQIVKYIECFNDCLKEHNLRYCAYAAGCPYELIPNIQVGIYHVYLQDWIRAFSRDSVLVIRVEDWHTNQAELYRKVMEFLDLRQLTQSQFGEIMDRETKHITEKNHEDAWPETVSLLDSFFHPYNKELAKLMGDDKFLYL